Proteins from a single region of Amycolatopsis sp. CA-230715:
- a CDS encoding TetR/AcrR family transcriptional regulator, whose amino-acid sequence MGEAETGLRARKKAKTRDLIIEIAVRQIVSRGYGETTVEGISAEAEVSSRTFFRYFAGKDDAALAVLDRLDEAMASAFEARPPGEPVFAGLCAALSSAWRECWGKRLDPVHAKLFRLVGEEPALLAANARRDARQRARLVAVAATRPGLAGERAHLAVSAFEGAFHVAVDAWRAEGGESVESLLRHAKRCVALVPDVVETAARHP is encoded by the coding sequence ATGGGTGAAGCGGAAACCGGCTTGCGCGCGCGGAAGAAGGCGAAGACGCGGGACCTGATCATCGAGATCGCGGTGCGGCAGATCGTGTCCCGCGGCTACGGCGAGACCACGGTGGAGGGGATTTCCGCCGAGGCGGAGGTGTCGTCTCGCACGTTCTTCCGCTACTTCGCGGGCAAGGACGACGCCGCGCTCGCCGTGCTGGACCGGCTCGACGAGGCGATGGCGTCGGCGTTCGAGGCGCGCCCGCCGGGAGAACCCGTGTTCGCCGGGCTGTGCGCCGCGCTTTCCTCGGCGTGGCGGGAATGCTGGGGCAAGCGGCTGGATCCCGTGCACGCCAAGCTGTTCCGGCTCGTCGGCGAGGAACCCGCGCTGCTGGCCGCCAACGCGCGGCGCGACGCCAGGCAGCGGGCAAGGCTGGTCGCGGTGGCGGCGACGCGGCCGGGGCTCGCGGGCGAACGGGCGCATCTGGCCGTCTCCGCGTTCGAAGGCGCGTTCCACGTGGCGGTCGACGCGTGGCGCGCCGAGGGCGGGGAATCGGTGGAATCCTTGCTGCGCCACGCGAAACGGTGCGTCGCGCTGGTGCCGGACGTGGTCGAAACCGCGGCGCGGCACCCGTGA
- a CDS encoding enoyl-CoA hydratase-related protein — MAEYEHLLVKRDGDTVTITMNRASRRNSLSAEHLSELLAAFREAGETDATGIVLAGAGPVFSAGHDFGDVAARDLTGVRELLRLCTDLMHTMQSVPQVVVARVHGLATAAGCQLVATCDLAVAAASAGFALPGGKGGWFCHTPAVPVARSIGRKRLMELALTGDVVDAETALDWGLVNRVVPDDQLDDAVAELLARATKGSRASKAMGKQTLYAQLDRPEADAYAIALEVMASASQLPGAREGMAAFLEKRSPVWPD; from the coding sequence ATGGCCGAGTACGAACACCTTCTCGTCAAGCGTGACGGCGACACCGTCACGATCACCATGAACCGCGCCTCCCGCCGCAATTCCCTGTCCGCGGAGCACCTTTCGGAGCTGCTCGCCGCGTTCCGCGAAGCGGGCGAGACGGACGCGACCGGCATCGTGCTGGCGGGCGCGGGCCCGGTGTTTTCGGCGGGCCACGACTTCGGTGACGTCGCCGCGCGCGACCTGACGGGCGTGCGCGAGCTGCTGCGCCTGTGCACCGATCTGATGCACACCATGCAGTCGGTGCCGCAGGTCGTCGTCGCGCGCGTGCACGGCCTCGCCACGGCCGCGGGCTGCCAGCTCGTCGCCACCTGCGATCTCGCGGTGGCCGCGGCTTCGGCCGGGTTCGCGCTGCCGGGCGGCAAGGGCGGCTGGTTCTGCCACACGCCCGCGGTGCCGGTCGCCAGGTCGATCGGCCGCAAGCGCCTGATGGAGCTCGCGCTCACCGGGGACGTCGTCGACGCGGAAACCGCGCTGGACTGGGGTTTGGTGAACCGGGTCGTCCCGGACGACCAGCTCGACGACGCCGTCGCGGAGCTGCTGGCGCGCGCGACGAAGGGGAGCAGGGCCAGCAAGGCGATGGGCAAGCAGACCCTCTACGCCCAGCTCGACCGCCCCGAAGCCGACGCGTACGCGATCGCGCTCGAAGTGATGGCCTCGGCGTCCCAGCTCCCCGGCGCGCGCGAAGGAATGGCCGCGTTCCTGGAGAAGCGCTCACCGGTCTGGCCGGACTAG
- a CDS encoding LysE family translocator, with the protein MTWSLYGSFLIIVVLVVLAPGPDTMVMLKNALAGGARGGLLAISGIVAGNLVQGSAAALGLGVLLTRSQPVFITLKWVGAAYLAYLGVQAIRGALRGRYQEVAEQQRGKASGFRRWREGFLSNITNPKVLVLYLSVLPQFLDPATTTTVDALMLAYTVAVLGGLWLLTLLFFVHRVRAWLNRRRVRRALDGATGTALIGFGAALALESS; encoded by the coding sequence GTGACATGGAGTCTTTACGGCAGCTTCCTGATCATCGTGGTCCTCGTCGTGCTCGCGCCGGGACCGGACACGATGGTCATGCTCAAGAACGCACTCGCCGGCGGCGCCAGGGGCGGCCTGCTGGCCATCTCCGGCATCGTCGCGGGAAACCTCGTCCAGGGCAGCGCGGCCGCGCTGGGCCTCGGTGTGCTGCTGACCAGGTCGCAACCGGTGTTCATCACGCTGAAGTGGGTCGGCGCCGCCTACCTCGCGTACCTGGGCGTGCAGGCGATCCGCGGCGCGCTGCGCGGCAGGTACCAGGAGGTGGCCGAGCAACAGCGCGGCAAGGCGAGCGGGTTCCGGCGCTGGCGCGAGGGCTTCCTGTCGAACATCACGAACCCGAAGGTGCTCGTGCTGTACCTGTCGGTGCTGCCGCAGTTCCTCGACCCCGCGACCACCACGACGGTCGACGCGCTGATGCTCGCCTACACCGTCGCCGTGCTGGGCGGGCTGTGGCTGCTGACGCTGCTCTTCTTCGTGCACCGGGTGCGCGCCTGGCTGAACCGCCGCCGCGTCCGCCGCGCGCTCGACGGCGCGACCGGCACCGCCCTGATCGGCTTCGGCGCCGCGCTCGCGCTGGAATCCTCGTAA
- a CDS encoding LysE family translocator, which produces MTWGVYWSFVLLVGLLAIVPGPDSMVVLKNALAGGARGGLHATGGIACANVLQGTAAALGLGALITRSQPVFQTVRWLGVAYLCYLGFQALRGAWKGKYDRLDDPRRAGTKAFRRWREGFLSNLTNPKVLVMYLSLLPQFLHPGVTTAGDALLLAYTVAALGVLWQLTLLFLVHRVRNWISRRPVRRGLDGTTGAVLIGFGAAMALES; this is translated from the coding sequence ATGACTTGGGGTGTGTACTGGAGTTTCGTGCTGCTGGTCGGATTGCTGGCGATCGTGCCGGGGCCGGACAGCATGGTCGTGCTGAAGAACGCGCTCGCCGGTGGCGCGCGCGGCGGCCTGCACGCGACGGGCGGGATCGCCTGCGCGAACGTGCTGCAGGGCACCGCCGCCGCGCTGGGCCTCGGCGCGCTGATCACGCGGTCGCAGCCGGTGTTCCAGACGGTGCGCTGGCTCGGTGTCGCCTACCTCTGCTACCTCGGGTTCCAGGCGCTGCGCGGGGCGTGGAAAGGAAAGTACGACCGGCTGGACGATCCGCGCCGCGCGGGCACGAAGGCGTTCCGGCGCTGGCGCGAAGGATTCCTGTCGAACCTGACCAACCCCAAGGTGCTGGTCATGTACCTCTCGCTGCTGCCGCAGTTCCTGCATCCCGGCGTGACCACCGCGGGCGACGCGCTGCTGCTCGCCTACACCGTCGCCGCGCTGGGCGTGCTCTGGCAGCTGACGCTGCTGTTCCTGGTGCACCGGGTCCGGAACTGGATCTCGCGGCGGCCGGTGCGCCGCGGCCTCGACGGCACCACCGGCGCGGTCCTGATCGGATTCGGCGCCGCGATGGCGCTGGAATCCTGA
- a CDS encoding protein meaA: protein MPYPTDRERDRPWVMRTYAGHSSAAASNELYRRNLAKGQTGLSVAFDLPTQTGYDADHKLAKGEVGKVGVPIAHIGDMRRLFDGIPLAEANTSMTINAPAMWLLALYVTVAKEQAQAEERDVDEVLAKLTGTTQNDIIKEYLSRGTYIFPPGPSLRLITDMIAWTVHHVPKWNPINICSYHLQEAGATPTQEVAYALCTAIAVLDAVRDSGQVEEADMARVVARISFFVNAGVRFVEEMSKMRAFTALWDEITRDRYGVTDAKARRLRYGVQVNSLGLTEAQPENNVQRIVLEMLAVSLSRGARARAIQLPAWNEALGLPRPWDQQWALRMQQVLAYETDLLEYEDIFDGSRVIESKVDEIKAGAREEIDRVLEMGGAVSAVESGYMKSQLVSSLAEYRRGMEGGERILVGVNKFETTEPSPLQAEGAKAIETIDPAVEKQAVAALEEWREQRDNDTVTASLDNLRAVAGTTTNLFEATLQCASAGVTTGEWSQALRDVFGEYRAPTGVSAASASGAGAAELERVRERVRRTEEELGERLRILVGKPGLDGHSNGAEQVAVRARDVGFEVVYQGIRLTPEQIVAAAVQEGVHVVGLSVLSGSHLEVVPEVVDGLRAAGAEDIPVIVGGIIPPDDAALLTERGIARVFTPKDYELTDIMDGIVALVRETKGLAD from the coding sequence GTGCCCTATCCAACCGATCGCGAACGTGACCGGCCGTGGGTGATGCGAACCTACGCCGGGCACTCGTCGGCCGCTGCCTCGAACGAGCTGTACCGGCGCAACCTCGCCAAGGGGCAGACCGGCCTGTCGGTCGCGTTCGACCTGCCGACCCAGACCGGGTACGACGCCGACCACAAGCTCGCGAAGGGCGAGGTCGGCAAGGTCGGCGTGCCGATCGCGCACATCGGCGACATGCGGCGCCTCTTCGACGGCATCCCGCTCGCCGAGGCCAACACCTCGATGACGATCAACGCGCCGGCGATGTGGCTGCTCGCGCTCTACGTCACGGTCGCCAAGGAACAGGCGCAGGCCGAAGAGCGCGACGTTGACGAGGTGCTCGCGAAGCTCACCGGCACCACGCAGAACGACATCATCAAGGAATACCTTTCCCGCGGCACCTACATCTTCCCGCCGGGGCCGAGCCTGCGCCTGATCACCGACATGATCGCGTGGACCGTGCACCACGTGCCGAAGTGGAACCCGATCAACATCTGCAGCTACCACCTGCAGGAAGCGGGCGCCACGCCGACGCAGGAGGTCGCCTACGCGCTGTGCACCGCGATCGCCGTGCTCGACGCGGTGCGCGACTCCGGCCAGGTCGAGGAAGCCGACATGGCGCGGGTGGTCGCGCGGATCTCGTTCTTCGTCAACGCCGGCGTGCGGTTCGTCGAAGAGATGTCGAAGATGCGCGCGTTCACCGCGCTGTGGGACGAGATCACGCGGGACCGCTACGGCGTGACGGACGCGAAGGCCCGCCGCCTGCGGTACGGCGTCCAGGTGAACTCGCTCGGCCTGACCGAGGCGCAGCCGGAGAACAACGTCCAGCGCATCGTGCTGGAAATGCTCGCGGTGTCGCTGTCCCGCGGCGCGCGGGCGCGGGCGATCCAGTTGCCAGCCTGGAACGAGGCGCTCGGCCTGCCGAGGCCGTGGGACCAGCAGTGGGCGCTGCGCATGCAGCAGGTGCTCGCCTACGAGACGGATCTGCTGGAGTACGAGGACATCTTCGACGGTTCGCGCGTCATCGAGTCCAAAGTGGACGAGATCAAGGCCGGTGCGCGCGAGGAGATCGATCGGGTACTCGAAATGGGCGGCGCGGTCTCGGCGGTGGAAAGCGGCTACATGAAGTCGCAGCTGGTTTCCTCGCTCGCCGAGTACCGGCGCGGGATGGAAGGCGGCGAACGGATCCTCGTCGGGGTCAACAAGTTCGAGACCACCGAGCCGAGCCCGTTGCAGGCCGAAGGCGCGAAGGCGATCGAGACGATCGATCCCGCCGTGGAGAAGCAGGCCGTCGCCGCGCTGGAAGAATGGCGCGAGCAGCGGGACAACGACACGGTGACCGCCTCGCTGGACAACCTTCGCGCGGTCGCGGGAACCACCACGAACCTGTTCGAGGCGACGCTGCAGTGCGCGAGCGCGGGCGTGACCACCGGCGAATGGTCGCAGGCGCTGCGCGACGTGTTCGGCGAGTACCGTGCGCCGACCGGGGTGTCGGCGGCCTCGGCCTCCGGCGCGGGCGCGGCGGAGCTGGAACGCGTCCGCGAACGGGTGCGCCGCACCGAGGAGGAACTGGGCGAGCGGCTGCGGATCCTGGTCGGGAAACCGGGGCTCGACGGGCATTCCAACGGCGCCGAGCAGGTCGCCGTGCGCGCCCGCGACGTCGGGTTCGAGGTGGTGTACCAGGGGATCCGGCTCACCCCGGAGCAGATCGTCGCGGCCGCCGTCCAGGAGGGCGTGCACGTGGTCGGGCTGTCGGTGCTGTCCGGGTCGCATCTCGAGGTGGTGCCCGAGGTGGTCGACGGCCTGCGCGCCGCCGGTGCCGAGGACATCCCGGTGATCGTCGGCGGCATCATCCCGCCCGACGACGCGGCGCTGCTCACCGAACGCGGCATCGCCCGCGTGTTCACGCCGAAGGACTACGAGCTGACCGACATCATGGACGGCATCGTCGCCCTGGTGCGGGAAACCAAGGGCCTGGCGGACTGA
- a CDS encoding DUF5753 domain-containing protein has product MLRTLILHETTARSIRSAAPLIVPGLLQTEGYARVMMGSADSVDQATVDSRVAVRMERQSLLKRWNPPAFVYFIYEAALRCPVGTNRVMNEQMLHLAFLADRPQVTLRVVPFADGAVAAAIGQFTLMDFADHGPVLYSENIFASLFVENPEDIQFAKGYLAELDAVALSAEESREFLVRCAGDYDRPDEGALNVRRAHPSLAEE; this is encoded by the coding sequence GTGCTCCGTACGCTGATCTTGCACGAGACGACCGCTAGGTCGATCCGGTCGGCCGCACCCTTGATCGTGCCGGGGCTGCTGCAGACCGAGGGGTACGCCCGGGTGATGATGGGCTCGGCCGACAGCGTCGACCAGGCGACGGTCGACTCGCGCGTGGCCGTGCGAATGGAACGACAGAGCCTGCTCAAAAGGTGGAATCCGCCTGCGTTCGTCTATTTCATTTACGAGGCCGCGCTTCGGTGCCCCGTCGGCACGAACCGTGTGATGAACGAACAAATGCTCCATCTGGCGTTTCTGGCCGACCGTCCGCAGGTCACCCTCAGGGTCGTGCCTTTCGCGGATGGCGCAGTGGCGGCCGCTATCGGTCAGTTCACACTGATGGACTTCGCCGACCACGGGCCCGTGCTCTATTCGGAGAACATCTTCGCATCGTTGTTCGTCGAGAACCCCGAAGACATTCAATTTGCCAAGGGGTACCTCGCCGAGTTGGACGCCGTGGCGCTGAGCGCGGAAGAGTCGCGCGAGTTTCTTGTACGCTGTGCCGGGGACTACGATCGACCAGACGAAGGAGCCCTCAATGTCCGGCGGGCACACCCCAGTTTGGCGGAAGAGTAG
- a CDS encoding MFS transporter, which yields MSAPKPPAPWAALTAVVLGVVIVALDGTIVAASNPRLGAELDASLGDLQWITNGYLLVMAPSMVLAGRIGDRFGRRPVFLVGVAGFGLASMVIGFSGSVELVLVARGAQGFFGGLVMTNSLALLRATFPAERLPAAVSVFGALAASSIAAGPIVGGVVVDRLGWRWAFFVNAPIAVACLVLGRRVLRAPRPDHPPAFDLGGAVLLTAALSSLAYGLVRAPAAGWDDLAVVGALAASVPLGVAFVLVERRARHPLVPLRLFADRTVSAGVALTVTTDFAMVGLPIFVSLFIQKVDGLSPIEASLRLIPLGVFAVLGSALGARLLPKVGRRPVLLGGALMSATGFLLLTGIGLGSPFARLAVPFALLGFGLSLVMNSAIQAVLGGVPEADAGAAAGVQQSANQVGGLLGTSVLGAVLAGAAGARFDASGGLAVALTSAAKNGFLDGVHAVMWVGAGVSALSFCLALLVAREKVFFDDQGNGAPEIARSRRQA from the coding sequence GTGAGCGCGCCGAAGCCGCCCGCGCCGTGGGCCGCGCTGACCGCGGTCGTGCTCGGCGTGGTGATCGTCGCGCTCGACGGCACGATCGTGGCCGCTTCCAATCCGCGGCTGGGTGCCGAACTCGACGCGAGCCTCGGCGACCTGCAGTGGATCACCAACGGCTACCTGCTGGTGATGGCGCCCTCGATGGTGCTGGCGGGACGGATCGGCGACCGTTTCGGGCGGCGCCCGGTCTTTCTCGTCGGCGTGGCGGGGTTCGGCCTCGCCTCGATGGTCATCGGGTTCTCCGGCTCGGTCGAACTCGTACTGGTGGCGCGAGGTGCGCAGGGCTTCTTCGGCGGCCTCGTCATGACGAACTCGCTGGCGTTGCTGCGCGCCACCTTCCCCGCCGAACGCCTTCCCGCCGCGGTGTCGGTGTTCGGCGCGCTCGCCGCGTCCTCGATCGCGGCGGGGCCGATCGTCGGCGGCGTCGTGGTGGACCGGCTCGGCTGGCGATGGGCCTTCTTCGTCAACGCGCCGATCGCCGTGGCCTGCCTCGTGCTCGGACGGCGCGTGCTGCGCGCGCCGAGGCCGGACCACCCGCCCGCCTTCGACCTCGGCGGCGCCGTCCTGCTCACGGCCGCGCTGTCGTCGCTCGCCTACGGCCTCGTCCGTGCACCGGCTGCCGGATGGGACGACCTCGCGGTCGTCGGCGCGCTCGCCGCGTCGGTGCCGCTCGGCGTGGCGTTCGTGCTCGTCGAACGCCGCGCGCGTCACCCGCTCGTGCCGCTGCGCCTGTTCGCGGACCGCACGGTCAGCGCGGGTGTGGCGCTCACGGTCACCACCGATTTCGCGATGGTCGGGCTGCCGATCTTCGTGTCGCTGTTCATCCAGAAGGTGGACGGGCTGAGCCCGATCGAGGCGAGCCTGCGGCTGATCCCGCTCGGCGTGTTCGCCGTTCTCGGTTCGGCACTGGGCGCGCGCCTGCTGCCGAAGGTGGGTCGCCGCCCCGTGCTGCTCGGCGGCGCGCTCATGTCGGCGACCGGTTTCCTGCTGCTCACCGGGATCGGGCTGGGCAGCCCGTTCGCCCGGCTCGCGGTGCCGTTCGCGCTGCTGGGGTTCGGGCTGTCCCTGGTGATGAACTCGGCCATCCAAGCGGTGCTCGGCGGTGTCCCGGAGGCGGACGCCGGTGCCGCGGCCGGGGTCCAGCAGTCCGCCAACCAGGTCGGCGGACTGCTCGGCACCTCGGTGCTCGGTGCCGTGCTGGCCGGTGCCGCGGGTGCCCGTTTCGACGCGTCCGGCGGGCTGGCGGTGGCGCTCACCAGCGCCGCGAAAAACGGTTTCCTCGACGGCGTGCACGCCGTCATGTGGGTCGGCGCCGGAGTGTCCGCGCTCAGCTTCTGCCTCGCGTTGCTCGTCGCTCGGGAGAAGGTTTTCTTTGACGATCAAGGGAACGGCGCCCCGGAGATCGCGCGCTCACGGCGGCAGGCATGA
- a CDS encoding cob(I)yrinic acid a,c-diamide adenosyltransferase: MVVRINRVYTKVGDSGTTALGDGSRVPKTSPRLGAYADVDETNSVIGLAIAVGGLTDEIATVLRAVQNDLFDVGADLCAPIVENPPYPPLRITERYVERLEGWCDEFNERLPKLTSFILPGGTPGAAFLHQARTVSRRAERAGWALVEADAEHTNVLAVRYLNRLSDLLFILARLANPDGDVLWQPGGTDATS, from the coding sequence ATGGTCGTACGCATCAACCGCGTGTACACGAAGGTCGGCGACAGCGGCACCACGGCGCTGGGGGACGGCTCGCGCGTCCCGAAAACCTCCCCGCGGCTCGGCGCCTACGCCGATGTCGACGAGACGAATTCGGTGATCGGCCTCGCGATCGCGGTCGGCGGGCTCACCGACGAGATCGCGACCGTGCTGCGCGCGGTCCAGAACGACCTCTTCGACGTCGGCGCGGACCTATGCGCGCCGATCGTCGAAAACCCTCCCTATCCCCCGCTGCGCATCACCGAGCGCTATGTGGAGCGGCTCGAAGGCTGGTGCGACGAGTTCAACGAGCGCCTGCCGAAGCTGACCTCGTTCATCCTGCCCGGCGGCACCCCCGGCGCGGCGTTCCTGCACCAGGCGCGCACGGTGTCCAGGCGGGCCGAGCGCGCGGGCTGGGCACTCGTCGAAGCGGACGCCGAGCACACGAACGTGCTGGCGGTGCGCTACCTGAACCGCCTGTCGGACCTGCTGTTCATCCTGGCGCGCTTGGCGAACCCGGACGGCGACGTGCTCTGGCAACCCGGCGGCACCGACGCGACGAGCTAG
- a CDS encoding DUF397 domain-containing protein — MSGGHTPVWRKSSYSNPKDDCIEVALVAPGIAVRDSKSPTEGVLRLSPNAWRVFLQAHRRIG, encoded by the coding sequence ATGTCCGGCGGGCACACCCCAGTTTGGCGGAAGAGTAGCTACAGCAATCCGAAGGACGACTGCATCGAGGTTGCGCTGGTGGCGCCTGGTATCGCGGTTCGCGACTCGAAGTCGCCGACGGAAGGCGTCTTGCGCTTGTCGCCGAATGCTTGGCGCGTTTTCTTGCAGGCTCACCGGCGGATTGGCTGA
- the murA gene encoding UDP-N-acetylglucosamine 1-carboxyvinyltransferase, with the protein MSEHFDVHGGARLAGEVDVVGAKNSVLKLMAAALLAEGTTTITNCPKILDVPLMADVLRSVGCEVEIDGDTARITTPSELSHRADSAAMGKLRASVCVLGPLVGRLKRAVVALPGGDAIGSRPLDMHQNGLRKLGATSTIEHGCVVAQADGLHGAQIWLDFPSVGATENILMAAVLAAGTTVIDNAAREPEIADICTMLTEMGAKIEGAGTSTLTVHGVDALQPTEHRVIGDRIVGATWAFAAAMTRGDLTVRGVNPHHLDLVLDKLRLAGAEITTFDDKGFRVVQDGRPKSVDFVTLPYPGFATDLQPFAVALSAVSEGTSMITENVYEARFRFIEEMVRLSADARTDGHHAVVRGVEKLSSAPVWASDIRAGAGLVLAGLCADGTTEVWDVFHIDRGYPHFVENLNRLGATIERVTGEPDRA; encoded by the coding sequence ATGAGCGAGCACTTCGACGTCCACGGCGGCGCACGGCTGGCAGGCGAAGTCGATGTGGTCGGAGCCAAGAACAGTGTGCTGAAGCTGATGGCCGCGGCGCTGCTGGCCGAAGGCACCACCACGATCACCAACTGCCCCAAGATCCTGGACGTGCCCCTGATGGCCGACGTCCTGCGCAGCGTCGGGTGCGAGGTCGAGATCGACGGCGACACCGCCCGCATCACCACGCCTTCGGAGCTTTCGCACCGCGCGGATTCGGCGGCGATGGGCAAGCTGCGCGCGTCGGTGTGCGTGCTCGGGCCGCTCGTCGGCAGGCTCAAGCGCGCCGTGGTCGCGTTGCCCGGCGGCGACGCGATCGGCTCGCGGCCGCTCGACATGCACCAGAACGGGCTCCGCAAGCTCGGCGCCACCAGCACCATCGAGCACGGGTGCGTGGTGGCGCAGGCCGACGGCCTGCACGGCGCGCAGATCTGGCTCGACTTCCCGAGCGTCGGCGCCACCGAGAACATCCTGATGGCCGCCGTGCTCGCGGCGGGCACCACGGTGATCGACAACGCCGCGCGCGAGCCCGAGATCGCCGACATCTGCACGATGCTCACCGAAATGGGCGCCAAGATCGAAGGCGCGGGCACCTCCACGCTGACGGTGCACGGCGTCGACGCGCTCCAGCCGACCGAGCACCGCGTCATCGGCGACCGGATCGTCGGCGCCACCTGGGCCTTCGCCGCCGCGATGACGCGGGGCGACCTGACCGTGCGCGGGGTCAACCCGCACCACCTCGACCTGGTGCTCGACAAGCTCCGCCTCGCGGGCGCGGAGATCACCACGTTCGACGACAAGGGTTTCCGCGTCGTGCAGGACGGCAGGCCGAAGTCGGTCGACTTCGTGACGCTGCCCTACCCCGGTTTCGCGACCGACCTGCAGCCGTTCGCGGTCGCGCTGTCCGCGGTCTCCGAGGGCACGTCGATGATCACGGAGAACGTCTACGAAGCGCGGTTCCGGTTCATCGAGGAGATGGTGCGCCTGTCCGCCGACGCCAGGACGGACGGCCACCACGCGGTCGTGCGCGGCGTCGAAAAGCTTTCCAGCGCACCGGTGTGGGCGTCGGACATCCGCGCGGGCGCGGGGCTCGTGCTCGCCGGGCTGTGCGCCGACGGCACCACCGAGGTGTGGGACGTCTTCCACATCGACCGCGGGTACCCGCATTTCGTGGAGAACCTGAACCGCCTCGGCGCCACGATCGAACGCGTCACGGGAGAACCCGACCGCGCCTGA